The following proteins are encoded in a genomic region of Debaryomyces hansenii CBS767 chromosome G complete sequence:
- a CDS encoding DEHA2G02640p (similar to uniprot|P53045 Saccharomyces cerevisiae YGR060W ERG25 C-4 methyl sterol oxidase), translated as MDLFKRTSALSPILANSHLASNISTESYTDVFHSLQNLSQGDTSVSQLNILEKLWASWYIYMNNDILATGILFFATHELMYFGRCLPWLIIDRISFFNKWKIQDEKIPSDKEQWECFKSVLKSHLLVEALPIWLFHPLCATLNISIDVPFPSYLVMFLQICLFFVCEDFWHYWAHRLFHYGWLYKYIHKQHHRYAAPFGLTAEYAHPVEVMSLGFGTVGFPIIYAYITKCKPSLDLPSLHLFTLSFWITLRLFQAVDSHSGYDFPWSLHNVLPFWAGADHHDDHHHYFIGNYASSFRWIDYFMSTESGEIAKANREKRMRRRAEIQAKKSQ; from the coding sequence ATGGATTTATTCAAACGGACATCAGCTTTACTGCCCATATTGGCAAATAGTCACTTGGCATCTAATATCTCTACAGAATCGTATACCGATGTATTTCATAGCTTGCAAAATCTTTCGCAAGGGGACACATCAGTATCCCAGCTCAACATACTTGAAAAGTTGTGGGCTTCATGGTATATTTacatgaataatgatatctTGGCTACtggtatattattttttgctACCCATGAACTTATGTATTTCGGGCGGTGTTTACCTTGGTTAATAATTGATCGGATTagtttttttaataaatggAAGATCCAGGATGAAAAAATACCTTCTGACAAGGAGCAGTGGGAATGCTTTAAGTCGGTGTTGAAACTGCACCTACTCGTGGAAGCCTTACCAATCTGGTTATTTCATCCATTATGTGCTACTTTGAACATCTCCATCGACGTCCCATTCCCTTCCTACTTAGTAATGTTCTTACAAATCTGCTTATTCTTTGTTTGTGAAGACTTCTGGCATTATTGGGCTCACAGACTATTTCATTATGGCTGGCtatacaaatatattcataagCAACATCACAGATATGCCGCACCATTTGGCTTGACTGCAGAATATGCGCATCCGGTAGAGGTAATGTCTCTTGGATTTGGAACCGTGGGATTCCCAATCATTTATGCCTACATAACCAAATGCAAACCCTCGCTTGACCTACCTTCCTTGCATTTATTCACTCTTTCGTTCTGGATAACCTTGAGACTATTCCAAGCGGTGGATTCCCACTCCGGTTACGACTTTCCATGGTCACTACACAACGTATTACCGTTCTGGGCAGGTGCTGATCACCACGACGACCAccatcattattttattgGCAACTATGCCAGCTCTTTTCGTTGGATCGATTATTTCATGAGCACAGAAAGTGGTGAGATTGCGAAAGCTAACAGAGAAAAGCGCATGAGAAGGAGAGCTGAAATTCAAGCTAAGAAATCAcaataa
- a CDS encoding DEHA2G02618p (highly similar to CA0874|CaCPA1 Candida albicans CaCPA1 Arginine-specific carbamoylphosphate synthase small chain) — protein sequence MIRVIQPPLIASKQLFRRYLATGGTFTNKTSQLDRATLTIKDGPVFSGYSFGANKNISGEAVFTTSLVGYPESMTDPSYKGQILCFTQPLIGNYGVPSSTLKDEFNLLKHMESPSVQCIGIVVADVALEYSHWTAVESLQQWCQRSGVAAISGVDTRQLVSYLREKGSSLAKITIGEEYDADEDAAFEDPGSVNLVHKVSTKAPFHISCPEKYAKGLHIAVLDCGAKENILRCLVERGASLTVFPYNYPIDKIANKFDGIFISNGPGDPTHCSSTTENLAKTMEKYHDLPIFGICLGHQLLALASGARTIKMKYGNRAHNIPALDLTTGKCHITSQNHGYSVDAETLDSDWEPYFTNLNDLSNEGMKHKSRPIFSTQFHPEAKGGPLDTAFLFDKFFENIEQYRATNGLNLGNVDDSLLVDILPKGRVL from the coding sequence ATGATTAGAGTAATTCAACCACCGTTGATTGCATCTAAACAATTATTCCGTCGTTATTTAGCTACTGGTGGCACATTCACCAACAAAACGTCGCAACTAGACAGGGCTACATTAACAATTAAAGATGGTCCAGTTTTCAGTGGTTATTCATTTGGTGCtaacaaaaatataagTGGTGAAGCAGTTTTTACAACTTCGTTAGTTGGATACCCAGAATCAATGACAGATCCATCTTACAAGGGTCAAATCTTGTGTTTTACCCAGCCATTAATTGGTAATTATGGGGTTCCATCGTCGACTCTTAAAGATGAATTTAACTTATTGAAGCACATGGAATCGCCAAGTGTTCAATGTATTGGTATAGTTGTTGCTGATGTTGCATTAGAGTATTCTCATTGGACTGCTGTCGAATCTTTACAACAATGGTGTCAAAGATCTGGTGTAGCTGCCATTTCTGGTGTTGATACCAGACAACTTGTTTCTTACCTTAGAGAAAAGGGGTCTTCTTTGGCTAAGATTACGATTGGCGAAGAATACGATGCAGATGAGGATGCCGCATTTGAAGATCCTGGGTCTGTCAACTTGGTGCATAAGGTAAGTACTAAAGCTCCTTTCCATATCAGCTGTCCAGAAAAGTATGCCAAGGGTCTTCATATTGCAGTTTTAGATTGTGGTgctaaagaaaatattttacGTTGTTTAGTCGAAAGAGGAGCATCATTAACTGTTTTCCCTTATAATTATCCAATCGATAAAATCGCTAACAAATTTGATGGTATCTTTATTTCCAATGGTCCAGGTGACCCAACCCATTGTTCAAGTACCACTGAAAATTTAGCAAAGACTATGGAAAAATACCATGATTTGCCTATCTTTGGTATATGTTTAGGTCATCAATTATTAGCTTTAGCAAGTGGTGCTAGAACCATCAAGATGAAATATGGTAACAGAGCCCACAATATTCCTGCCTTGGACTTAACTACTGGTAAATGTCATATTACTTCCCAAAATCATGGTTACTCTGTTGACGCTGAAACATTAGACTCTGACTGGGAACCATATTTCACAAACTTGAATGATTTATCCAATGAAGGTATGAAACATAAGTCAAGGCCTATTTTCTCAACTCAATTCCATCCTGAAGCCAAGGGTGGTCCATTAGATACCGCATTCTTATTCGACAAATTCTTCGAAAACATTGAACAATACAGAGCTACTAATGGCTTAAACTTAGGTAACGTTGATGATAGCTTATTGGTAGATATTTTACCAAAGGGAAGAGTGCTTTAA
- a CDS encoding DEHA2G02728p (highly similar to CA0734|IPF8996 Candida albicans IPF8996): MPEEKVATKKIKLSALCELCNGRKAVMKRPKNLQKLCKECFYNVFETEIHNTIADANLFQPGDKVAIGASGGKDSTVLASVLKTLNERYDYRLELVLLSIDEGIKGYRDDSLATVKRNQAQYNMALEIISYKDLYNWSMDEIVSCAGIRSSCTYCGVLRRQALDRGAAKLGINHVVTGHNADDMAETVLMNLLRGDTARLEKSCTILTQSTGSPIKRSKPFKYSYQKEIVLYAHYKKLDYFSTECSYAPEAFRGTARELLKSLEAIRPSCIMDIIYSGEHLALAPKKKRTQQYKNKKKTQVDNEHEINADGSITIGTREFKDGNRCENCGYLTSNKICKACVLLAGLEMNRAKVSVDNNTAVDGAAKLTKTLEQLSF, encoded by the coding sequence ATGCCTGAAGAGAAAGTAGCAACTAAGAAGATTAAACTTTCAGCCTTGTGTGAACTTTGCAATGGCCGTAAGGCAGTGATGAAGAGACCtaaaaatcttcaaaaattatgTAAAGAATGCTTTTACAATGTTTTTGAAACTGAAATACATAATACTATAGCTGATGCTAATTTATTCCAACCCGGAGATAAGGTTGCGATAGGGGCATCGGGAGGAAAGGACTCCACTGTGCTTGCATCTGTTTTGAAGACGTTGAATGAGAGATACGACTACCGATTAGAACTCGTTCTTTTGTCTATTGATGAGGGTATTAAAGGATACAGAGATGACTCTTTGGCTACAGTTAAAAGGAATCAGGCTCAATATAATATGGCTTTGGAAATTATATCTTATaaagatttatataattggtCTATGGATGAAATCGTTTCGTGTGCTGGTATTAGGTCCTCATGCACATACTGTGGTGTTTTGCGAAGACAGGCCTTGGACAGAGGTGCAGCAAAGTTGGGAATAAATCATGTTGTTACAGGTCATAATGCAGACGATATGGCAGAAACAGTCTTGATGAACTTATTGCGTGGTGATACAGCGAGATTAGAGAAATCATGTACCATATTAACACAGTCTACAGGCTCTCCCATTAAGAGATCCAAACCATTTAAATACTCAtatcaaaaagaaattgtGTTGTATGCTCAttataagaaattagatTATTTCTCAACTGAATGCTCTTATGCACCAGAAGCCTTTAGAGGCACAGCAAGAGAGTTGTTAAAATCGTTAGAAGCTATAAGGCCTTCTTGTATTAtggatattatttataGTGGAGAGCACTTGGCATTAGCTCCTAAAAAGAAGAGGACTCAACAATataaaaacaagaaaaagacTCAGGTGGATAATGAGCATGAGATCAATGCTGATGGGTCAATTACAATTGGCACAAGGGAATTTAAGGACGGTAATAGATGTGAAAATTGTGGGTACTTAAcatcaaataaaatttgcAAAGCTTGCGTATTATTGGCAGGATTAGAAATGAATAGGGCTAAAGTTAGTGTTGATAATAACACTGCAGTTGATGGTGCTGCAAAGTTAACAAAGACTTTGGAACAGTtaagtttttga
- a CDS encoding DEHA2G02706p (similar to uniprot|Q05016 Saccharomyces cerevisiae YMR226C NADP(+)-dependent dehydrogenase), translating into MSFGAKAAARLANKVILITGASSGIGSATAKELASAANGNIKLILTARREDRLKKLSSSLMNDFPSLKIHLAKLDVSVVNSIKPFLSGLPGEFSDIDVLINNAGKALGKDEIGEIKDEDIQGMFQTNVLGLIGLTQAVIPRFKEKNSGDIVNIGSVAGRETYPGGGVYCATKASVKYFSQVLRKELINTKIRVLEVDPGAVNTEFSLVRFYGDQAKANEVYEGVEPLLAEDIAEVIVFGITRKQKTVIAETLVFPTYQAGSANIYKGPLE; encoded by the coding sequence ATGTCATTTGGAGCCAAGGCTGCTGCACGTTTAGCTAACAAGGTTATTTTAATTACAGGTGCTTCTTCGGGTATTGGCTCTGCAACTGCCAAAGAACTTGCTTCCGCTGCAAATGGAAACATTAAGCTTATCCTAACTGCCAGAAGGGAGGACagattaaagaaattatccAGTCTGTTAATGAATGATTTTCCATCGCTTAAAATTCATTTGGCTAAACTAGATGTTTCAGTTGTTAATTCGATTAAACCATTCCTCAGTGGTTTACCAGGAGAGTTTTCTGATATCGATGttttaatcaataatgCGGGTAAAGCATTGGGGAAGGATGAAATTGGTGAGATCAAAGACGAAGACATTCAAGGGATGTTTCAAACAAACGTCTTAGGGTTAATTGGATTGACTCAAGCAGTCATTCCTCGTTTCAAGGAAAAGAATAGTGGAGACATTGTGAATATTGGTTCAGTCGCTGGGAGAGAAACCTACCCAGGAGGTGGGGTCTATTGTGCAACCAAGGCTAGtgtcaaatatttttctcaAGTATTAAGAAAGGAATTGATTAACACCAAGATTAGAGTTCTTGAAGTTGATCCCGGTGCTGTTAATACTGAGTTCTCTTTGGTTAGATTTTATGGCGACCAGGCTAAAGCTAATGAAGTATACGAAGGGGTTGAACCCCTTCTAGCTGAGGATATCGCTGAGGTAATTGTCTTCGGTATTACTAGGAAGCAAAAAACCGTTATTGCGGAGACTTTGGTTTTCCCGACTTACCAAGCAGGATCGGCAAACATTTATAAAGGCCctcttgaataa
- a CDS encoding DEHA2G02574p (no similarity): MLSNILLTIILDNISLHLAKLDYSFGLVISIICSLKCLSEKDLNDSILKVNDDFTTFITTVYCVLELVIPLL; encoded by the exons atgTTATCGAACATTTTACTAACAATAATCTTAG aCAATATATCCCTTCATTTGGCAAAACTTGATTATAGTTTTGGGCTTGTAATT TCGATTATTTGTTCTTTAAAGTGTTTGAGTGAGAAAGATTTAAACGATAGCATATTGAAAGTTAATGATGACTTCACCACATTTATCACGACGGTCTACTGCGTATTGGAACTTGTAATTCCTTTActttga
- a CDS encoding DEHA2G02684p (highly similar to uniprot|Q05016 Saccharomyces cerevisiae YMR226C NADP(+)-dependent dehydrogenase), translating to MSYGSKAAERVANKIVLITGASSGIGEATAKEIASAANGNLKLVLCARRKEKLDNLSKELTDKYSSIKVHVAQLDVSKLETIKPFINDLPKEFSDVDVLVNNAGLALGRDEVGTIDTDDMLSMFQTNVLGLITITQAVLPIMKKKNSGDVVNIGSIAGRDSYPGGGIYCPTKASVKSFSQVLRKELISTKIRVLEVDPGNVETEFSNVRFKGDMEKAKSVYAGTEPLLSEDVAEVVVFGLTRKQNTVIAETLVFSTNQASSSHLYRESDK from the coding sequence ATGTCGTACGGATCTAAAGCTGCTGAACGTGTTGCCAATAAGATTGTCTTAATCACTGGTGCTTCATCTGGAATTGGTGAAGCAACTGCCAAAGAAATTGCATCAGCCGCTAATGGCAATTTAAAATTAGTGTTGTGTGCTAGACGAAAAGAAAAGttggataatttatctaaagAATTGACTGACAAATATTCATCCATCAAGGTTCATGTTGCTCAACTAGATGTATCTAAGCTCGAGACTATCAAGCCAtttatcaatgatttacCGAAAGAATTCTCTGACGTGGATGTATTAGTCAACAATGCAGGCTTGGCTTTGGGCCGTGATGAAGTTGGAACCATTGACACAGATGATATGTTATCGATGTTTCAAACTAATGTTTTAGGGTTAATTACCATCACACAGGCTGTTTTGCCAATcatgaaaaagaagaacagCGGAGATGTTGTTAATATAGGTTCAATTGCTGGAAGAGACTCTTACCCTGGAGGTGGAATTTACTGTCCAACTAAGGCAAGTGTCAAGTCGTTTTCGCAAGTTTTAAGAAAGGAATTGATTAGCACCAAGATTAGAGTTCTTGAGGTTGACCCTGGTAATGTTGAAActgaattttcaaatgtCAGATTCAAGGGCGATATGGAAAAGGCAAAGCTGGTTTACGCGGGTACTGAACCATTATTATCCGAAGACGTAGCTGAGGTTGTCGTATTCGGACTTACAAGAAAGCAAAATACCGTTATTGCTGAGACATTAGTCTTTTCAACCAATCAAGCCAGCTCATCTCACTTATACCGTGAAAGCGATAAATAA
- a CDS encoding 60S ribosomal protein L20 (highly similar to uniprot|P47913 Saccharomyces cerevisiae YOR312C RPL20B Protein component of the large (60S) ribosomal subunit and highly similar to uniprot|P47913 Saccharomyces cerevisiae YMR242C RPL20A) codes for MSRLNEYQVIGRRLPTDSAPEPKLYRMRIFAPNTVVAKSRYWYFLQKLHKVKKTLGEIVSVNTIAESHPTKVKTFGVWIRYESRSGIHNMYKEYRDVTRVGAVETMYQDLAARHRARFRNIHILKVVELEKTEDVKRQYVKQYLTKDLKFPLPHRIQKSKKLYQAQVPSTFY; via the coding sequence ATGTCTAGATTAAACGAATATCAAGTTATCGGTCGTCGTCTCCCAACTGATTCTGCTCCAGAACCAAAGTTGTACCGTATGAGAATTTTTGCTCCAAACACTGTTGTTGCTAAATCTCGTTACTGGTATTTCTTACAAAAATTACACAAGGTCAAGAAGACCCTTGGTGAAATCGTTTCCGTTAACACCATCGCTGAAAGCCACCCAACCAAGGTTAAGACTTTCGGTGTCTGGATCAGATACGAATCTAGATCTGGTATTCACAACATGTACAAAGAATACCGTGACGTTACCAGAGTTGGTGCTGTTGAAACCATGTACCAAGATTTAGCTGCTAGACACAGAGCTAGATTTAGAAACATTCACATCTTAAAGGTTGTTGAATTAGAAAAGACTGAAGATGTTAAGAGACAATACGTTAAGCAATACTTAACCAAAGACTTGAAATTCCCATTACCTCACAGAATCCAAAAATCTAAGAAGTTATACCAAGCTCAAGTTCCATCTACTTTCTACTAA
- a CDS encoding DEHA2G02596p (weakly similar to uniprot|P48524 Saccharomyces cerevisiae YMR275C BUL1 Ubiquitin-binding component of the Rsp5p E3-ubiquitin ligase complex), whose product MHLNFHKPSGGSKSLGKSPTTSSGSTPSDDPPSYDFTVSSTTSSGSITNASSPIRRPNSSLISRGSPSKNQKQQKNVPYRPSDDLKNYSKILSNSNETNLLSPASSNTQTEYFDVLPSFQMFQSILKRDDSQFSENLSVNPPIYGDVTNSSPTPPSGLSPISSNRDNNLDSMMENVSERINEYALDNNDEEENYFFGGDENDTNQANEHLINEENTPVATNDTYGETVLDNIDKLPKLNNSPIDIQVYVTKRVPQPNLPNDLETRLKMYSSGDLVNGYIIITNTSDEPVDFGLFVVTLDGTIKTTHSNPNANPADIHKYDKVLIKKFLKMYDLNASYGYTQIPNSAGIEYEAFTKDLHDGCELGLPNERVLRPHTKYKKFFTFKFPHKLLDNNCIHDVLPHILPPPSMGLDKTCFYNRGGTIVLNKALGYGFLNVRGTPLLTKDYSFDNISVSYTIEAKFIDKLNAKNQKDPLSQHEINDPNSQADYVISKHSQYFLRFVPDFKEKFKYYNEGFQYGTETFGAIGIDGKLFESYLHLSTWRQIYELNYNIEKEIDSKLAREEFKDDDVKKKNLSIDRTVTNSNLYYLNIKEHYLQKDCSQAELDEEQQFRDEKMIGSKVPVTIYGKKKKKILSSLVRIGESSLYVRVPHKVVPYTSPKLLMKYNNDNSDDFISGAALRSVASASSISDKIKLAPTKSNDLAPRISAASTTSISDLYNRSASDVLNSVDIVLSFVPFDNATKPPQIDSIETNLVFWTYNAEFPLPVILEYDFFYTNPDESKSKLLDDVEITRNNLQSLKDQVYNYIQFLQANKIYISKTSYLYLKSMKTLGIKKDTVKEYFKTLTHSTNPELLNNEQDWKAKQLPNKKIKWERKLTVPLTTINKNNINLIPSFQSCLVGRIYCLQVLVKYKGSGGDQDEFADNIVKVDVPILVG is encoded by the coding sequence ATGCACTTGAATTTTCACAAACCTTCTGGAGGTTCAAAGAGTCTTGGGAAGTCTCCTACAACGTCTAGTGGAAGTACCCCATCTGACGATCCCCCATCTTATGATTTCACAGTATCTTCTACGACATCAAGCGGTTCAATAACTAACGCATCCTCGCCAATACGGAGACCTAATTCAAGTTTGATTTCAAGAGGAAGCCCatcaaagaatcaaaaacaacaaaaaaatGTTCCCTATAGACCATCcgatgatttgaaaaactATAGCAAGATCCTTAGCAATTCCAATGAAACAAACTTATTATCTCCTGCTAGCTCCAACACCCAAACTGAGTATTTTGATGTCCTACCATCATTTCAAATGTTTCAATCGATCTTGAAAAGAGACGATTCCCAATTCAGTGAAAATTTATCAGTGAACCCTCCTATATATGGGGATGTTACTAACTCATCACCGACTCCCCCAAGCGGATTATCGCCAATATCATCCAATAGAGATAATAATCTAGATTCTATGATGGAGAATGTTAGTGAAAGGATTAATGAGTATGCGTTAGATAacaatgatgaagaagagaacTATTTCTTTGGTGGggatgaaaatgatactAATCAAGCCAATGAACATTTAATAAACGAGGAGAATACACCAGTCGCAACTAATGATACATACGGTGAAACGGTATTAGATAACATAGACAAATTGCcaaaattaaacaattCTCCAATAGATATCCAAGTTTATGTAACCAAAAGAGTACCACAACCTAATCTACCAAATGATTTAGAAACTAGATTGAAAATGTATTCTAGTGGTGATTTGGTAAATggatatattataattacaAATACGTCAGATGAGCCGGTTgattttggtttatttgTAGTAACATTGGATGGTACTATAAAGACAACTCATTCAAACCCCAATGCTAATCCTGCGGATATACACAAATATGATAAagttttaataaaaaagTTCTTGAAGATGTATGATCTCAATGCTTCTTATGGATATACTCAGATTCCCAATAGTGCAGGGATTGAATATGAAGCTTTCACTAAGGACCTTCACGATGGCTGTGAACTTGGATTACCAAACGAAAGAGTTTTGAGGCCTCATACTAAGtataaaaaattttttaCGTTTAAATTTCCTCACAAGCTTTTGGATAACAATTGCATTCACGATGTGTTGCCTCATATATTACCACCTCCATCGATGGGATTAGATAAAACCTGTTTTTATAATAGGGGTGGTACTATTGTACTTAATAAGGCGTTAGGATACGGATTTCTAAATGTGAGAGGCACTCCTTTGTTAACCAAAGACTACagttttgataatattagTGTAAGTTATACAATTGAAGCCAAGTTCATAGATAAGTTGAATGCtaagaatcaaaaagatCCCTTATCGCAGCATGAGATTAACGACCCAAATTCACAGGCTGACTACGTTATCTCAAAGCACAgtcaatatttcttgaGGTTTGTACCAGATTTCAAggaaaaatttaaatattacAATGAAGGTTTTCAATATGGTACTGAGACATTTGGAGCAATAGGAATTGATGGAAAATTATTCGAAAGTTACCTTCATTTGAGTACCTGGAGACAAATCTacgaattgaattataatatagAAAAGGAAATAGACTCGAAGTTGGCGCGAGAGGAATTCAAAGACGATGATgtgaaaaagaagaacttATCAATCGATCGTACAGTTACCAACTCAAACCTATATTActtgaatattaaagaGCATTATTTACAGAAAGATTGTTCCCAAGCTGAACTTGATGAAGAGCAACAATTTCGAGATGAAAAGATGATTGGATCGAAAGTTCCAGTTACGATATATGggaaaaagaaaaaaaagattttgTCATCGTTAGTTAGAATCGGAGAACTGAGCTTGTATGTTAGAGTACCTCATAAGGTTGTTCCTTACACTTCaccaaaattattaatgaaatataacAATGACAATTCTGATGATTTTATATCTGGAGCAGCATTACGTTCGGTAGCTTCAGCATCGTCTATATCTGACAAAATCAAGTTGGCTCCAACCAAATCAAATGATCTAGCTCCAAGAATATCTGCAGCGTCTACAACTAGTATTAGTGATCTCTACAATAGAAGTGCATCGGACGTGCTTAACTCGGTTGACATAGTATTGTCGTTTGTACCTTTTGATAATGCTACGAAACCTCCGCAGATAGACAGTATAGAGACTAACCTTGTGTTTTGGACATACAATGCTGAATTTCCTTTACCTGTGATACTTGAGTACGACTTCTTTTATACAAATCCCGATGAAAGTAAAAGTAAACTACTAgatgatgttgaaattACCAGGaataatttgcaatctTTAAAAGATCAAgtttataattatattcaattcttacAGGCTAACAAAATTTACATTTCGAAGACatcttatttatatttaaagTCAATGAAAACTTTAGGAATCAAGAAGGACACAGTCAAAGAGTACTTCAAGACTCTTACACATTCAACCAATCCAgagttattgaataatgaacaaGATTGGAAAGCTAAGCAATTGCcaaataagaaaattaaatggGAAAGAAAGCTTACGGTACCATTAACTACTattaataagaataatataaatttaatacCCAGCTTTCAGAGTTGTTTGGTCGGAAGAATATATTGCTTACAAGTTCTTGTCAAATATAAAGGAAGTGGTGGTGATCAAGATGAGTTCGCAGATAATATAGTGAAGGTCGATGTTCCAATTCTTGTTGGCTGA